TGCTCGCTTTCAGATACACCGTCCTTTCCGCTGTAAATAACCACATCCACACTTTCCTTAAGCTCCGCGTCAAATTTATTTTTTATTTCTTTAACGGAATTTTCATCAATAAGCCTGTCCATTTTATCTGCCTCCCTTTTTCTTTTTACTTCCGCCCGCAATATCAAGGCCGCGCTTTTCGGCAATCTTTCCGGCGGCATCCACCATCTTAAACACCTCTGCACAGCTGGCTTTGTAGCAGGTCTTGGTTCCTTTTTTTTCACATATAAGTATTCCCGCTTTTTTTAAAGCCCCCAGATGCCTGGAAGTCTGCGGCTGCGGTTCTCCGCACAACTTTGCCAGATTTGTGACACAGCAGTTATTTTCGCTTAATATCTGAATTATCTTCACCCTTGAAGGGTGGGAAAGCGCTTTAAACTGTTCCGCCTGCATTTCATACATTGTCATACATTACCTCCTGATTGGGTATATTACAATTATACACATAGCTGTATAATTGTCAATCACAGCGGAAAAATCTATAAACCCTGACATCCCTTTATTATTACCTATAAACCATTGAACTTTTTTTTGTATAGTATATAATTATTACACATTATCAAAAGGACGGTTACAAATGACTTATGAAATTAAGAAATACGGAGACCCGGTATTAAAAAAGAAAGCGGAACCGGTGACAGAATTTGGCGAGGATTTAAAAAAGATTTTTGATGACATGCTGGAAACTATGTACGCTTTTAACGGCGTCGGCCTTGCAGCAAATCAGGTGGGTATCTTAAAACAGATGATAACAATTGATACTTCCAGGGAGGAGGACCGCGTTATATTGTACCTGGCAAATCCCGTGGTTACCTCTGTTTCAAAAGATAAAGTAACCTTTGAAGAGGGGTGCTTAAGCTTCCCGGGCATTTTTGAAAAAATTGACAGGCCTGCTAAAATTACGGTAAGCGCGTTTGACCCATACGGTAAACCTTTAAAAATAGAGGCAGAAGGCTTTCTTGCCATAGTGCTTCAGCACGAAATAGACCATTTAAACGGGGTGGTTTTTATTGACCGCATGTCCCCTGCAAGAAAATTCACACACGGCAAGGAACTTAAAGAATTAAAAACAGCAACAAAAACCGGGGCAAAACTTAAATGAACATAGTTTTTTTTGGAACTCCTGAATTTGCAGTTCCCTCTTTAAAAGCCGCTGCCGCATCCGGCCATAAAATTCTTTTCGCGGTTTCACAACCGGACCGCCCTGCAGGCAGAAAACAGGAAATACTTCCCACCCCCGTAAAAAAAACCGCCCTTGAACTTGCAATCCCGGTATTACAGCCGGAAAAAGTCAAGTCACCGGAATTTATGGAACAGTATCTGCAGTCAAAACCGGACCTTAACCTTATCGCGGCGTTTGGACAGATACTGCCTGACGAAATAATTTACCACCCAAAATTCCACAGTATAAACATCCACGCTTCACTTCTTCCCAGGTGGCGCGGCGCGGCGCCGATAAACGCCGCCATAATGGCGGGTGATAAAGAAACCGGGGTAAGCTACCAGTTTATAGACAAGCGGCTTGACTGCGGTGACATAATGCATATGGATAGATATGAAATACAGGATGGTGATGATTCAATTACCCTTTATTCAAAACTCTCCGCCCTTGCCGGCAATTCTGTGCCGCGCGTACTTGAACTGCTTGAATCCGGGAAATATGAAAGGGTAAAACAGGATGACAGCGCTACCACACTTGTGAAGACACTTAAAAAAGAAGATGGAAAGATAGATTTTAAAAAATCAAACAGGGATATCTTTAATATGGTACGCGGGCTTCTCCCATGGCCTGTCTCTTATTGCGGGCTTGACGGAAAAATCCTGAAAATATTCAGTGCTACGTGTATTGACAACGCGGAAGTTCACCCTCCCGGCACCGTTTATGGAATTGAAAAAGGTTCGGGATTCATGGTAGCTGCGGGAAAAGGCGGACTGCTGATTAAGGAAATTCAGGCAGAAGGTAAAAAAAGAATGTCCGCGTCAGATTTCATCGCCGGCCATCAGGATATTGTGGGGAAGGTATTAAAATAAAAATTATCCCATAACCGTTTAACCCATATCCATTTATATAAAAACATTTCTCCAATCAAACTCAAGCCATAGATTATAAGCCATAGCCCATAAATAATGAATTAACCAAAAGAATATAAACCAAAAAGTATAAATAGTACAAAAACCTATTTGTTTTAAGGTTTATTTATTGGCTATTTTGATGGGATACACATTATTCTAAACTGGCTATTTTACTAATTGCTTTATACTTAATATTATCTATTTTAAAATCAACTGCCCCGGGCTAAAGCCCGCGGCTACCAGGTCCAAACCGAGCTGCCAAGCTTCTAAGCATCTAAACGTCAAAGCTTCCGCTCTTATTATATTTCCGCTATCGCCTCTATTTCAATATTAGCGCCTTTGGGAAGAGCGGCCACCTGTACAGTGCTTCTGGCAGGAAGATTTTTTCCGAATAGCTCTTCCATTACTTCATTTACAAATTTAAAATCATCGAGATTTGTCATAAATACCGTCATCTTAAGCACATTTTCAATGGAGCTTCCCGCGGTTTGTAAAACAGCTTCCATATTCTGAAAAATAAGCCTAGTTTCTTTGTGTATACCCTCTGTAGATAGATGTCCTGTTTCGGGAACAATCGGCAGAAGGCCGGAGAGAAATAATAAATTACCGCATTTTACCGCCTGTGAATACGCACCGATTGGTTTTGGGGCTTTGTCCGTAAAAATAATTTCTTTTGCCATAATTTCCTCCCTTATTCACGTTTTTTTAATTATAGCATAAAAATTATGTATATTAAGCGCTATACGGTTATAATGCCCTTTGCCTTTTCGTAAACTTCAACCGCTTCCGGAATTTCCGGTTTATAATCCGCGAATTTTACAAGGTCGCACTCCTGCAGCAGCTCTTTTATTGCCTGTACTTCTTTTTTCCCGGCGCCGGCGCTTTCCAGTTTTTTCATTATTTCCTGTGTGGTAAGTTCGTTAAAGGAAACATTATACTTGCCTGAAAGAAATAATCTTATAACTTCATAAGCTTCAAAATAAAACAGCTTGGGTTCTGTTTTAATAAAGTCTGCCGCTGCATCCAGCCTGTTTAAAGCATCCTTTCTGAAATCTATTACCTGCTGTTTTACCGGCTTAGGCTGTTTTTTACCCTTTAACTTTTTAATTATAAAATATGCAGCGGTTATAAGCACAGCAAGAAGTATCAGATACGGCAGGTATTTTTCAGGCCTGAAATCCAGGCTTACCCTTATTTCTTTAATCTGGCTCTGCGGCACTATTGTAGGTACCGCCGCCGGAAGCGAAGCCGTAGGCTGCATCTGCTGCTGCCTGCTGCCGCCCGATACAGTAATGATAACGGGTTTTGTTTCAATTGTTTCATATGCCTTTGTGTCCGGATTCATAAAAGTGACTTTGGAAGGCTTTATTGTCACCTGCCCGCTTTTTACCGCGACAAGGACAAACTGCATGGATGTGGCTATTGATGTCTGCCCGTTTATTATGTTAATTCTGCTGGATGACTGGCTTCCTGACATCCTGAAACCTTCAAAATCAGGCGGGGTTATTCTTGGGCTTTGCGAAGCATCCCCGGTGCGGTTAACCGAAACCGTATATACTATAGAGTCCCCCAGCACAGCTGTCTTTTTATCCGTACCAGCCACAGCTTCCACGGTAATGACAGCATATACAGCAGCTGCCATAACAAGAATTAATAATAAGACCAATAAAGATTTTTTCTTCACTTCACCCTCCAAATATTTAACTGAATTTATCAATCAATATTGAAATCAGCGGCCTGGTGGTTTTAATTGCGTTTTCCGGGCACATTTCATGACAACAGTAACATCTGATGCATTTATTATAATCACATTTAATGCCTTTTTCCTTGTTTACATATTTTAACGCATTTACGGGGCAGTGTGTTACGCAAATTTTGCATCCCGTACATAATTTGACGCGAAACACCGGCTTTGGGGTTCCATGATCCCTTATAAAATTAATAAGGCCGCGGAAAGCTGAACCCTTAGGCTCACCGGGAGGAGTCTTTATTTTATGAAAAACCTCATTTATCTGATTCCCTTTTATTTCAAATTCAATATCCTTTCCATTATTAACAGACTCTTTATAGACATAATTCGTGTATATCTTATACGGGTCTACGCCCGCGGCTTTTGCCGCAGCCGTATCCAGCGCAAAACCGTCAGCAGACATGGCTACAAGCCCCATATTAAAAGGCGTACCGTCAGCGCCCGGCCCGTTGCCTTCCATCGCCAGAATACCGTCAAGAATATTTAATACCGGCAGTTTTGCCCTATGAAGGTCCACAAGCATTTTAGCAAAAAGAAATTTGTCTTTTTCCGCTTTAGCGTGGTATTCCACTTTTTTTATGCCTGATATAAGGCCAAAAGTATTTTTCACGCACATGGACATGTACATAAGCATGTGGGTCTTTAACTTGGGAAGGTTTATTATCTTATCCGCTTTCATAACCCTTGAATCAATCATAAAATTGCCGTATAAGAGCTGATTTTCCACATCCGCGCGCGTGTCAGGCTTAAACTCTATAATTTCAGCGCCTTCTTCATCGCACACTTTTTTCATTCCATTTTTAGCGCAGGCGCCTATAAAACTGCCGTAACCGGGGCTGTCCCCCACCATTATTTTTCCGGCAAGCGGCTTTATTACCCTTATTACAGCGCGTAAAAATTCAGGATGCGTAGTGATGGCCGTTTCAGGCGCTGCCGCAGCCAGGCAGTTGGGCTTTAAAAGGACAGTGTCGCCTTTTACTATGAATTTTTCAATTCCGCCAAGCTCCCTGAATCCCTCTTCAATTACCGCTGTCAGCTTTAAAATTTCGTAATTTTCACACTTTTTAAGATATACAACAGGCGGCATAAATCCTCCGGTTAATTCAATACATTAAGATAAAATATCATGAAGGGCGGGATTTGTAAATCAGTAAAGCGAGAAGAATAATTATCCCATAAACTATTATCCAATATCCCATAAATAAACATTTAATCCATATCCAATAAATAAAAAAACGCGGGCTAAAGACCCGCGTCTACCAGGACATAAATCACAAAAACCATAAACAACGCGCCTTAAAAGGCGCGGCTACCAGGACAAAAAATCCAAAAAGCAAACCATTTACTTTATATTATCAATGAAATCTTGGTTCAGCGTGATTGTCTATCTGGTCTTTTATCCCGTTAAGAATCTCATTTAATTCCTGAATATTTTCACTGTCGCTTTTGCCGGCAACGGTAATATGCATCCTGGTCCAGTAATCAGCGGCATAAACCGCGGCTTTCTTAAACTCAATATCGTTATTAAAATACTCGTGCGTGGGAAATTCTTCCGGCCCGCCAAACTGAAGGTCTATATCGTATCCTTTTTCCACGGCTTCATTAACGCTTTTTTTAATTGCATTAGTGAATTTTTTCGGCTCGCTGACGTTCAAAATCACTTCTTTTTCCGCGTTCATCTTTTACACCCCCTGCCTTATTTACATATCCATACAAATCATATCCGCAAAAATGCCATAAAGCAAGAAGTGTACTGTCAGGATTCCTGAAAAGCGTCTTTAATAATCTCTATTTTTTCGCTGCCATTGCCATCCGGAAAAACTCCCGCCACATCAAAGCGCACGTAATTTTTATAAAGATTTTTTTCAAAGATGTATTGTTTTGCCCCCATTATTATCTTCTTCTGTTTTTTTCTGTCAACCGCGCCGAACGGGCTTAACCCGGTGGATTTCTTGCGGGCTTTTACCTCCACAAAAACCAGTATTTCCCCTTTTCTTGCGATGATATCAAGTTCCGCGCCCTTGGCATAATAATTAACGTCCAGAATTTCATACCCTTCACGCTTCATCTTTTCCGCGGTTTTCTGTTCGTAATAATTCCCCTGCCGCCTTAGATTTACCCCGTCCATCCGCACATACCCCCTATGTGTTATTCTATTACTTATGTTTTGCCGCGATAGCCGCAACAGGCTTATAACTTAACCTGTGAATGGCGCATACCCCCAGTTTATTTAAGGCTTCCACATGTTCTTTTGTCCCGTACCCTTTATGCTTTGCAAAACCATAGCCGGGGTACAGTTTATCAAAATTTCTCATAACCCTGTCCCTGTAAACCTTTGCAAGTATTGAAGCGGCGGCCACTGAAAGGCTTTTTGCATCCCCATCCACCACGGTTATTACGTTATATCCGGGCAGATCCGGCGCCTTATTGCCGTCAATAATAACAATATCGGGGTTTTTTGAAAGTTTTTCCACGCAGCTTTTCATTCCGCTTAAAGTGGTTGAAAGGATATCAGAACGGTCTATAATTTTTGAAGATATTTCAGATATAGAATATGTGTAGCAGGCGTTAATAACCACCTGAAACAGTTCTTCCCTTTTTTTCTCTGTAAGTTTTTTGGAGTCATTTACAGCGGATAATGTATTAATTCTGTCCGGGTCTATAACCGCGGCAGCCACAACCACGGGGCCTGCCCACGGGCCGCGCCCGGCTTCATCCACGCCGCATATCATGCCTTTATATTGACTGTCAAATTCCGCCAAACTTGGCAACGCATTTCTCCTTATTTTAATTCAGATAAAAAACTTACGAGGCAGTTTGAAGTTATACCGCAGAAATACATAACACAAATACCTGTAATTTTTCAGTGCTTTTTCTTTCCCGGATCAGGGTCCATTTCAGAATACACGTGAAGCCCGTCAACAGGAGCCGGCGCATCGTCCTGTATTTCTTCAAAATCATCGTACAAATACATGTCTTCTTTTATGCCGTCAATCTCAAGTTTTTCCAGAATTGCTTCTTCAATGAATTTACCCGGCTCTATACCGTGCTCTTTACAATAATCTTTTAGAATGGCTATTATTCTGTCATCAATCCTGATTGTCTTTTCGGATATCATTTTCTTTTTCTTAACAGCCATTACTTTAATTCCTTTTTGCTTTTCTTTCCAAAAACTTCTTTTTCACCCCATAGTTTTTCAAGGGAATAGTACTGCCTTGTCTCATTGTCAAAAACATGAACAAGCACGTCCCCGGTATCCACAAGCATCCAGTTGGAATCGCCGCCTTTTTCCTTGTGCACAATAACTCCGCCGGCTTTCTGCACTTCGTCTTCCGCGCTTTTAAACAGCGCCGTAAGGTGCGTCTTGGAAGTGCCCGTGGCAATTATGAAGTAATCCCAAAAAGGTGAAACCTCGCTTACGTCAAATACCCTTATATCCATGGCTTTCTTGTCATCAAGCCCTTTTAAAGCCGCGTCCACATTTACTGATCCGAATTTATTCATCTTTGCGCTCCAAACTTGAACAGCAGAATCCCCATCTGGTCTTCCTGAGAAGACCCTGAGGGCAATGGTTCAAATGATAGTTTTCTTGCCTGAGATACCGCCTGCCTGTCAAGGTCAGGATAACCGGATGTTCTTACAAGTTTTACGCTTCTGATTACTCCCGAAGGCATGACAATTAATTCCACGGCAAGTTCTGATTCTTCCGGAAGGTTTGCCGGAAAACGCCAGTCTATCTTCGCGTATTTTCTGGCGGACAGCGCCCCTGTTACTTCCGGATCGCCGCCTGCCACAGTTTCGCCTTCATACGCTTCTTCTTCACGCCCTTCAGATGTTTCAGAAACATCAGCCGAAGCAGTCCTTAACTTTTCCCTGGAAATTCCCATATCCAGCGCTGATTTTTCGCGCTCTATTTTTTTAAGCAGCTCCTTTACATCGGGCTGTTTTTCCGCCGGCTTTGCCTGCTGCTGCGGTTTTTTTACCGGCTGTGGTTTTGCTGTTTCCGCTATTTTTTCCTGTTTCTCCGCCGCGCCCACCGCCGCTTTTTCTTCCATGCCTTTTATACCGGCATCTTTACCAAGGTCAATAAGCGTAACGTCGGTAATTAAAGCCACTCTTTTTACGGGCTGCTGCACCATTATCATAGTCATTAAAATAATGACTACAGCATGCAGAAGCATGGATATTCCCGCTGAAATCAGTTCGGTGCGTTCGTAGTTCATTGAACTTCCTGTATTTTATTATCATCAGGTATCGTGGAAACCGCAAGTTTTTCCGCTCCGGCTTCCCTTGCAGCGCCCATGGCAGCCACTATAGCGCCATGCCGGGCTGATTTATCACCTTCGATTATTACGCGCGTATTGCCCGTATCCAGAATCAATTTTTTAAGCTGCAAAATAAGGTCGCTTTCATTTACAGCCCTGTTTCCGTTAAGAAAAAATTCCCCTGCCTCTGACACGCCTATTATTATATTCTTGTCAGGAAGTTCGTCAGTTGTCGCGTTCGCGGAAGGAAGGTTAATTTTAATGCTGCCCTGCATGATAAACGGGGTTGTGACCATGAATATTATAAGAAGCACCATCATGACATCCACAAGAGGCACCACATTTATTTCGGAATTAAGAGTTTCACGTTCCCT
The nucleotide sequence above comes from Candidatus Goldiibacteriota bacterium HGW-Goldbacteria-1. Encoded proteins:
- a CDS encoding biopolymer transporter ExbD, translating into MLKKRERETLNSEINVVPLVDVMMVLLIIFMVTTPFIMQGSIKINLPSANATTDELPDKNIIIGVSEAGEFFLNGNRAVNESDLILQLKKLILDTGNTRVIIEGDKSARHGAIVAAMGAAREAGAEKLAVSTIPDDNKIQEVQ
- the rsfS gene encoding ribosome silencing factor, with amino-acid sequence MNKFGSVNVDAALKGLDDKKAMDIRVFDVSEVSPFWDYFIIATGTSKTHLTALFKSAEDEVQKAGGVIVHKEKGGDSNWMLVDTGDVLVHVFDNETRQYYSLEKLWGEKEVFGKKSKKELK
- a CDS encoding methionyl-tRNA formyltransferase; translated protein: MNIVFFGTPEFAVPSLKAAAASGHKILFAVSQPDRPAGRKQEILPTPVKKTALELAIPVLQPEKVKSPEFMEQYLQSKPDLNLIAAFGQILPDEIIYHPKFHSINIHASLLPRWRGAAPINAAIMAGDKETGVSYQFIDKRLDCGDIMHMDRYEIQDGDDSITLYSKLSALAGNSVPRVLELLESGKYERVKQDDSATTLVKTLKKEDGKIDFKKSNRDIFNMVRGLLPWPVSYCGLDGKILKIFSATCIDNAEVHPPGTVYGIEKGSGFMVAAGKGGLLIKEIQAEGKKRMSASDFIAGHQDIVGKVLK
- a CDS encoding ribonuclease HII, which produces MICGVDEAGRGPWAGPVVVAAAVIDPDRINTLSAVNDSKKLTEKKREELFQVVINACYTYSISEISSKIIDRSDILSTTLSGMKSCVEKLSKNPDIVIIDGNKAPDLPGYNVITVVDGDAKSLSVAAASILAKVYRDRVMRNFDKLYPGYGFAKHKGYGTKEHVEALNKLGVCAIHRLSYKPVAAIAAKHK
- a CDS encoding YraN family protein, whose product is MDGVNLRRQGNYYEQKTAEKMKREGYEILDVNYYAKGAELDIIARKGEILVFVEVKARKKSTGLSPFGAVDRKKQKKIIMGAKQYIFEKNLYKNYVRFDVAGVFPDGNGSEKIEIIKDAFQES
- a CDS encoding transcriptional regulator, whose product is MTMYEMQAEQFKALSHPSRVKIIQILSENNCCVTNLAKLCGEPQPQTSRHLGALKKAGILICEKKGTKTCYKASCAEVFKMVDAAGKIAEKRGLDIAGGSKKKKGGR
- the def gene encoding peptide deformylase, encoding MTYEIKKYGDPVLKKKAEPVTEFGEDLKKIFDDMLETMYAFNGVGLAANQVGILKQMITIDTSREEDRVILYLANPVVTSVSKDKVTFEEGCLSFPGIFEKIDRPAKITVSAFDPYGKPLKIEAEGFLAIVLQHEIDHLNGVVFIDRMSPARKFTHGKELKELKTATKTGAKLK